In Candidatus Paceibacterota bacterium, the following are encoded in one genomic region:
- a CDS encoding NUDIX hydrolase: protein MKNKKIGVSQKAIIFRKDGKFLTIRRSKTAPSRPLHWDLPGGDLGFGEDARKGIIREIKEETGLKVKNLALIDIISGLNDRNEFWVTVCYIARTAGLKVLLSYEHDDFQWVTPDEFRKLKASPRNKKFVERFKSLRSKK, encoded by the coding sequence ATGAAAAATAAAAAAATTGGAGTTTCTCAGAAAGCTATTATTTTCAGAAAAGATGGGAAGTTTTTAACGATTAGACGTTCAAAAACCGCTCCATCAAGACCACTGCATTGGGATTTGCCCGGCGGAGATCTTGGATTTGGTGAGGACGCAAGAAAAGGAATTATTCGAGAAATTAAAGAAGAAACCGGCTTAAAGGTTAAAAACTTGGCCTTAATCGATATTATTTCAGGATTGAATGATAGGAATGAATTTTGGGTAACGGTTTGCTATATCGCTAGAACAGCTGGTCTGAAAGTTTTATTAAGCTATGAACATGATGATTTTCAATGGGTGACGCCAGACGAATTTCGAAAACTTAAGGCATCTCCAAGAAATAAGAAGTTTGTTGAAAGATTCAAATCATTGAGGAGTAAGAAATAA